One Diospyros lotus cultivar Yz01 chromosome 1, ASM1463336v1, whole genome shotgun sequence genomic window carries:
- the LOC127801323 gene encoding receptor-like protein EIX1: MAFDQNKLPNVHDKVGRCDSPSSSIIIKWPPLSPSMSNPASSGNPPIVTLSSMAYGIISLQIFLLFVGMLHCIKSSSGLPPGGGDSSILCFEKERQALLKIKAGIVDEYGYLSSWATQEEDMDCCKWGRIKCNNRTGHVVRLDLHSAFGMPMTGELNTSMLELQHLDYLDLSSSAFRIAPSPNLLGSFSKLRYLNLSKVGLNGNFPYEIGNLSGLVSLDLSRNNFVRVETLGWLSRLPSLSYLDISVVNLSKAANWLQEISMLPSLTYLSLYFCSLHDPTPPIPSLSNLSRSLQTIDLSANFLTPFTFSWLPNMSTNAVDLKLMYCFMNGPIPDVFWNMTSLAHLDLSYNKFKGGIPKTFGNLCSLKTLDLSKNSLNQSLSDSIDNLYTQCSADPLEVLSLKANRFIGTLPDFTRFSSLRELYLDMNKLNGSIPESFGQLSSLQLLNIQDNQLSGSLPYFPESLVELFLSNNQLDGSLFKSINKLPYLIALYVSSNKLADVITQAQLMNFSYLEDLVLSHNSFSFNISSRWVPPFQLQIVGLSSCQLGGQFPAWLQGQKSISHLDISNNGISGTIPSWLSQLTPTLMYLNLSYNQVSGTFGAFVSDEPFVVVDLSFNHFEGLLPLFSATPILLDLSHNMFSGSISSICSMTTVALNHLDLSNNMLSGSIPDCWERSVPLYVLRLANNNFTGEIPASIGSLLLLYTLHLQNNSLTGGLPMSIKNCTSLTIMDVGGNRLSGEVPAWIGDDSLLNLIVLNLRSNAFSGSIPSQLCYRQTIRILDLSQNNISGTIPSCISNFSVMAQEDSSGTPIIYKYLRGYVENRRDIGYYLDNVSVTWKGRGHDFGKNLGLLKVIDLSSNSLSGVIPDQVTSLLGLVGLNLSRNHLTGTIPPTVGRLSQLQSLDLSRNHLSGEIPAAMGSLSFLQYLDLSNNDFSGRVPSGTQLQSFNASAYSGNPKLCGPPLVKKCREDAVVKGSPSRDKDTDEESGNWNGIPVFYITGVIGFAVGFWGVFFTLALKRSWRAAYFRFFKL; encoded by the exons ATGGCATTTGACCAAAATAAG CTGCCCAACGTCCACGACAAGGTTGGTAGGTGTGATTCACCATCCTCTTCAATAATCATCAAATGGCCGCCACTTTCTCCGTCAATGTCTAACCCAGCATCAAGTGGAAATCCTCCTATTG TAACGCTGAGCTCGATGGCGTATGGGATAATATCCCTTCAAATCTTCCTTCTGTTTGTGGGAATGCTACACTGCATAAAGTCCAGTTCCGGGCTGCCTCCAGGTGGAGGCGATTCAAGCATCTTGTGTTTTGAGAAGGAGAGGCAAGCACTTCTCAAGATTAAGGCAGGTATCGTAGATGAATATGGCTACCTCTCTTCTTGGGCAACCCAAGAAGAAGACATGGACTGCTGCAAATGGGGCAGGATCAAATGCAACAACAGAACTGGCCATGTTGTTAGGCTGGATCTACACTCAGCATTTGGTATGCCTATGACGGGTGAGTTAAACACTTCAATGCTTGAACTGCAACACTTGGACTACCTGGATCTCAGTTCCAGTGCTTTTAGGATAGCTCCCTCACCAAACTTGCTTGGTTCTTTCTCTAAGCTAAGGTACCTCAATCTTTCTAAAGTTGGTCTAAATGGGAATTTTCCTTATGAAATTGGAAACCTCTCCGGCTTGGTTTCTCTTGATCTCAGCAGGAATAACTTTGTCAGAGTTGAAACCCTTGGATGGCTTTCTCGTCTTCCTTCTCTGAGTTACCTTGACATAAGTGTAGTTAATCTCAGCAAGGCTGCAAATTGGCTGCAAGAAATCAGTATGCTGCCTTCTCTCACATACTTGAGTCTATACTTTTGTAGCTTACATGATCCTACTCCTCCAATTCCCTCTCTCTCCAATTTGTCTAGATCTCTTCAGACCATTGATCTCAGCGCAAATTTTCTTACTCCTTTTACTTTCTCTTGGTTGCCCAATATGAGCACCAACGCTGTTGATCTTAAGTTGATGTACTGCTTCATGAATGGCCCCATCCCTGATGTTTTTTGGAACATGACCTCTCTTGCACATCTCGATCTTtcttacaataaatttaaaggcGGGATACCAAAAACTTTTGGGAACCTCTGTAGCTTAAAAACATTGGATTTGTCAAAAAACAGTCTCAATCAGTCACTTAGCGATTCAATAGATAACTTGTACACACAATGCTCAGCAGATCCACTTGAGGTTCTGAGTTTGAAAGCTAACAGATTCATTGGAACATTGcctgattttacaagattttcaTCTTTAAGAGAACTTTATCTCGATATGAACAAACTAAATGGGTCCATACCAGAAAGTTTTGGACAACTTTCTAGTCTTCAGCTTCTGAATATTCAAGATAACCAACTGAGTGGATCATTGCCATACTTCCCAGAGTCTTTGGTAGAACTATTTCTTAGCAATAATCAACTTGATGGTTCTTTATTCAAGAGCATAAATAAGCTTCCTTACCTCATAGCTTTGTACGTCTCTTCCAATAAACTTGCAGATGTTATCACCCAAGCCCAATTGATGAATTTTTCCTATTTGGAAGACCTTGTCTTGTCTCAcaactctttttcttttaacataAGCTCCAGATGGGTTCCTCCTTTCCAGTTACAAATAGTTGGATTGAGCTCATGCCAATTGGGGGGCCAGTTTCCTGCTTGGCTTCAAGGGCAAAAGAGTATCAGCCACCTTGATATCTCCAACAATGGAATTTCTGGTACCATACCCAGTTGGCTATCTCAACTAACTCCCACCTTAATGTACTTAAATCTCTCTTACAATCAGGTCAGCGGTACCTTTGGAGCCTTTGTAAGTGATGAACCCTTTGTTGTTGTTGATCTAAGTTTTAACCATTTTGAGGGCCTGTTGCCATTGTTTTCTGCTACACCCATCCTGTTGGATCTCTCCCACAACATGTTTTCTGGATCCATTTCGTCAATATGCAGCATGACAACTGTGGCATTGAATCATCTAGATTTGTCAAATAATATGTTGTCCGGAAGCATACCAGACTGCTGGGAACGATCAGTCCCATTATATGTTCTGCGTTTAGCAAACAATAACTTCACTGGAGAAATCCCTGCCTCAATCGGTTCCTTACTTTTGCTTTATACTTTGCATCTTCAGAACAACAGTCTCACTGGGGGATTACCCATGTCCATAAAGAACTGCACAAGTTTAACAATTATGGACGTTGGGGGGAACAGATTATCAGGAGAAGTGCCGGCATGGATAGGGGACGATAGCTTATTGAATCTGATCGTGCTTAATCTTCGGTCAAATGCATTCTCTGGAAGCATACCTTCCCAGCTTTGCTATCGTCAAACTATTCGAATACTGGACCTTTCACAGAATAACATCTCAGGAACCATTCCATCATGCATTAGCAATTTTAGTGTCATGGCTCAGGAAGATAGTTCTGGTACCCCCATTATCTATAAATATCTTCGTGGCTATGTTGAAAATAGGCGTGATATTGGCTACTACCTAGACAATGTATCAGTTACATGGAAAGGAAGAGGCCATGATTTTGGCAAGAATCTTGGGCTCCTGAAGGTCATTGATCTTTCAAGCAATAGCCTCTCTGGGGTCATCCCTGACCAAGTCACAAGTCTTTTAGGTTTGGTTGGCTTGAACTTGTCTAGAAATCACTTGACTGGGACCATTCCCCCAACAGTTGGCAGGTTGTCACAGTTACAATCTCTTGATCTCTCCAGAAACCATCTTTCAGGTGAAATACCGGCAGCCATGGGGAGTCTGagttttcttcaatacttgGACTTGTCCAATAATGATTTTTCAGGGAGAGTTCCATCTGGCACCCAGCTCCAGAGCTTTAATGCTTCTGCATACAGTGGAAACCCCAAACTCTGTGGACCTCCACTTGTGAAGAAGTGTCGAGAAGATGCAGTGGTAAAAGGTTCACCAAGCAGAGACAAGGACACTGATGAAGAAAGTGGGAATTGGAATGGCATCCCAGTGTTCTATATTACTGGAGTGATTGGTTTTGCTGTTGGCTTTTGGGGAGTGTTCTTCACCCTAGCGTTAAAAAGGTCTTGGAGGGCTGCCTATTTTCGATTTTTTAAGTTGTGA
- the LOC127793960 gene encoding uncharacterized protein LOC127793960 has translation MVGERGKIQILLAPHNPRSLKIGMEGLSAICAGIGTVEEDDNGNRIGYTKGEYCLDNLKDLLRFLRRDDPQSREVFKQVCKWNIVGKDLIPIIEHCQDDRNLVLNAVKVLVFLTMPVEPTSNDIAQQIEYLWALKSSITCSDTVPVIVSLLESPLENLEREAFTEDNWKLVQLVLTLFRNILAVQDIPVHQQAGGSATQFLSLRDQFLELMFRENVMDLILVLTQHIGGSFGYLRQDNLLLLETFHYIFMGQEPEFIAKANYKGLKVDGDAKTSINSLRSIMEQEEEKRKLIRMRNLGFHTQFRGTFTWVTMDGSKTLFKGNPCSASRDALFKCQTVHRGPLKRTVWDYGKLPSTKDNILELLHGFVNQLLSGGYNVLMQSIREDIEKEHHIIQNSDIVIFFQVAQFVTSFQYYKSLFLKPNQEDDPVEASVNHHADNTLFKGNICGPIAASMNESMFLLVVSKWRYAYESLKETSDYKFVSAAESLMKIMIRMLDLVLKVSPEDCKEPQTARILLYKLFYDQTEEGMTQFLLNQIKSFDTHKQAKSDLADLVETVHVVIRLMENLQARGTLRVSRKSRKKRSKKMLHEKADNIDQPDADHASIQKDIGSSGCEQFAHSNMLTSEKLTNQSSDAKREDISIPVQVDNPEAYELETHDHESNLPEMKNRSDQNCNDLSDGIGDSSSDEQLAATDEVDFKVSTLVSALANNSIIQKLCWLLKFYKSNSVSANHYIICMLRRICDDLELSPMLYQLSLLNTFYNILDEQKSSPCKEYENIVSFLTTLVRRMLRKMKSQPLLFVEVLFWKTRKECHYINCESLLHEVGNLKRESKRWESVSKDGEIGSTQGKGWAHRNIADALGDDEADFVLSHEKIDTENPVAEDLSSDGKVSQVQHTKKLRKLGPKVLSIKRMLQAGCSNQSGEEEEALGNENDFPNKSELKESSELRKPLHTRKRVRAFSEDQEIMIKTLFEQFKDHKRCSHMIANALDADGTFTAAQISRKLRQLGLRVPRKRKSEVNMHLRDEDVINSSAEKGEESDDETLLSLIKRSKRKKNGRDIEDATDKSIEGNLSGDNSGGELPGSCLGDGHERGIHVTEFDDASLNHAAHGEAEQPSSVNNVKQEASNDIPPEDLQDQLMYLEDDMSNDATPVASHQVAIPRRKLRVIDFEDDE, from the exons ATGGTTGGCGAG CGCGGGAAAATTCAGATCCTTTTGGCGCCACATAATCCCAGATCTCTTAAG ATCGGCATGGAAGGCTTATCGGCCATTTGCGCCGGTATCGGAACTGTCGAAGAGGATGATAATGGCAATCGGATCGGCTACACCAAGGGCGAGTATTGTTTAG ATAATTTGAAAGATTTGTTGAGGTTTCTGAGGCGGGATGATCCACAGTCCAGAGAAGTGTTCAAGCAAGTTTGCAAATGGAATATTGTCGGCAAGGATTTGATACCTATCATCGAACACTGCCAGGACGATCGTAATTTGGTGCTGAATGCAG TGAAGGTTTTAGTATTCCTGACTATGCCTGTTGAGCCCACATCCAATGACATAGCCCAACAAATAGAGTATCTTTGGGCCTTGAAGTCTTCAATTACATGCAGTGACACCGTTCCAGTGATTGTCTCACTTCTAGAGAGTCCACTGGAAAATTTAGAGCG TGAGGCATTTACAGAGGATAACTGGAAATTAGTCCAGCTGGTGCTTACTTTATTTCGCAACATTCTTGCTGTCCAAGACATACCTGTGCATCAGCAGGCTGGGGGATCTGCCACACAATTCTTATCCCTCAGAGATCAGTTTCTAGAACTAATGTTCCGTGAGAATGTAATGGATTTGATATTAGTTCTGACACAGCATATTGGCGGTTCTTTTGGCTATCTCCGTCAAGACAACTTGCTTTTACTGGAAACATTTCATTACATATTTATGGGCCAAGAGCCAGAGTTTATTGCCAAAGCAAATTACAAGGGCTTGAAG GTGGATGGGGATGCCAAAACTTCCATCAACAGTCTTAGGTCCATTatggagcaagaagaagaaaagagaaagctCATCAGAATGCGTAATCTGGGTTTTCACACACAATTTAGGGGAACATTTACTTGGGTAACCATG GATGGTTCTAAAACATTATTTAAGGGAAACCCTTGTTCTGCTTCTCGTGATGCACTTTTCAAGTGTCAAACGGTCCATCGAGGCCCATTGAAGAGAACAGTGTGGGACTATGGAAAATTACCATCAACAAAGGACAATATTCTCGAACTGCTCCATGGTTTTGTTAATCAACTTCTCTCAGGGGGTTATAATg TATTAATGCAGTCCATTCGCGAGGACATTGAAAAGGAACATCATATAATCCAGAACAGCgacattgttattttttttcaggTTGCTCAATTTGTTACATCCTTTCAGTATTACAAATCCTTGTTCCTTAAG CCTAACCAAGAAGATGACCCAGTTGAAGCTTCTGTCAATCATCATGCTGATAACACATTGTTTAAAGGCAACATATGTGGACCAATTGCTGCATCAATGAATGAATCAATGTTTCTATTAGTCGTTTCAAAGTGGCGTTATGCATATGAAAGCTTGAAGGAGACAAGTGACTATAAATTTGTATCTGCAGCAGAGTCTCTTATGAAAATCATG ATTCGCATGTTGGATTTAGTGCTAAAGGTATCTCCAGAAGATTGTAAAGAGCCCCAAACAGCTCGTATCCTTCTTTACAAGTTATTTTATGATCAAACAGAAGAAGGCATGACTCAGTTCCTTTTGAATCAGATCAAATCATTTGATACTCACAAACAAGCCAAAAG TGATCTTGCTGACTTGGTAGAAACGGTGCATGTAGTTATAAGGCTTATGGAGAACCTTCAAGCTCGCGGCACATTAAGG GTTTCTCGAAAGTCAAGGAAGAAGAGGTCAAAGAAAATGTTGCATGAGAAGGCTGATAACATTGATCAACCAGATGCAGATCATGCCTCCATCCAAAAAGATATTGGTAGCTCTGGTTGTGAACAGTTTGCACATTCAAACATGTTGACTAGTGAGAAGCTAACGAATCAAAGTTCTGATGCAAAAAGAGAGGACATCTCAATACCTGTCCAAGTTGACAATCCTGAAGCATATGAGCTAGAAACGCATGATCATGAAAGCAATTTGCCTGAGATGAAAAATAGGTCTGATCAAAATTGTAATGATCTTTCTGATGGAATTGGTGATTCTTCCAGTGATGAGCAGTTGGCTGCAACTGATGAAGTCGATTTTAAGGTATCTACTTTGGTTTCTGCACTTGCAAacaattcaattattcaaaaattatgttGGCTGCTGAAGTTTTACAAGAGCAACTCTGTAAGTGCAAACCACTATATTATATGCATGTTGCGTAGAATTTGTGATGATCTGGAGCTTTCGCCAATGCTATATCAG TTATCACTTCTAAATACATTCTACAATATCCTGGATGAGCAGAAGTCAAGTCCATGCAAGGAATATGAGAATATAGTTTCATTTCTGACAACCTTGGTTAGGAGAATGCTCAGGAAAATGAAGAGTCAACCTCTTCTTTTTGTGGAAGTGCTTTTCTGGAAGACACGTAAAGAATGCCACTATATCAACTGTGAATCTTTATTACATGAagttggaaacttgaagagGGAAAGTAAAAGGTGGGAAAGTGTCTCTAAAGATGGAGAAATTGGCTCAACCCAAGGGAAAGGATGGGCCCATAGAAATATAGCAGATGCGCTTGGCGATGATGAAGCCGACTTTGTTCTCTCGCATGAAAAGATAGACACAGAGAA CCCTGTTGCTGAAGACCTCAGTTCAGATGGAAAAGTTTCACAAGTTCAGCATACCAAAAAGCTTAGAAAGCTTGGACCAAAAGTCCTGTCAATTAAAAGGATGCTTCAAGCTGGATGCTCTAATCAaagtggggaagaagaagaggcatTGGGAAATGAGAATGATTTTCCTAACAAGAGTGAATTGAAGGAAAGTTCTGAACTCAGGAAACCTCT CCACACTAGAAAACGAGTACGTGCTTTTAGCGAAGATCAGGAAATTATGATCAAAACTTTGTTTGAGCA GTTTAAGGATCACAAGAGGTGCAGTCACATGATTGCAAATGCCCTGGATGCTGATGGCACATTCACAGCAGCACAAATATCACGCAAACTTAGGCAGCTTGGCCTTCGTGTTCCTCGGAAGAGAAAATCTGAAGTCAACATGCATTTAAGAGATGAAGATGTTATCAACTCATCTgcagaaaaaggagaagaatcTGATGATGAGACACTATTATCTCTGATAAAAAG aagcaaaagaaaaaagaatggaaGAGATATTGAGGATGCAACTGACAAGTCAATTGAAGGAAATTTGTCAGGGGACAATTCTGGCGGTGAACTTCCAGGGTCTTGTTTGGG